A window of the Linepithema humile isolate Giens D197 chromosome 4, Lhum_UNIL_v1.0, whole genome shotgun sequence genome harbors these coding sequences:
- the LOC105672253 gene encoding uncharacterized protein isoform X2 has protein sequence MDEDYDDSDMYMEPDESAISQTDRAEESTQKGNQDKASDVTDKSDEKSSEAEELKSEVTKDQEAKNTEHTAQFDTADKNLKTDSQNFFPSFAELFANHRLPFAEQQRYRPNRFLNYFQRDRGNYQAAATKEQESLLGSGNFGVIRGGTYYPENKENDEYSVDESLYNPYYSRARAQYYRNPKPQPIRSGDFFANFRDFADITAPPKSSFSHLSVVYANKNGSSTGRITEPRNIIETLRMLEEEERSDAEELSTTEVPRKKQSKGKQKLMKMKQYEEDKARRSRMSIEPLLALS, from the coding sequence ATGGATGAAGATTACGACGATTCGGACATGTATATGGAGCCGGATGAATCCGCGATTTCGCAAACAGATCGCGCGGAAGAAAGCACGCAGAAGGGAAATCAGGACAAAGCGTCCGATGTTACCGATAAAAGCGACGAGAAATCATCCGAAGCGGAAGAACTGAAATCGGAAGTCACTAAAGATCAAGAGGCGAAGAACACGGAGCACACCGCGCAGTTCGATACGGCAGACAAAAACTTGAAGACCGATAGTCAGAATTTCTTCCCGTCCTTCGCGGAGCTCTTTGCGAACCACCGACTTCCGTTCGCGGAGCAGCAGCGGTATCGCCCTAACagatttttgaattatttccaACGTGACCGCGGCAATTATCAGGCTGCCGCCACAAAGGAGCAGGAATCTCTACTGGGTTCGGGCAACTTCGGCGTGATCCGCGGCGGTACTTATTATCCGGAGAATAAGGAGAACGACGAGTACTCGGTAGACGAGAGCCTCTACAATCCGTATTACAGTCGCGCACGTGCGCAATATTACAGAAATCCGAAACCGCAGCCGATTCGCAGCGGCGACTTCTTCGCGAACTTCCGCGACTTCGCCGACATCACGGCGCCGCCCAAGTCCAGCTTCTCGCATCTCTCCGTGGTGTACGCCAACAAGAACGGTAGCTCCACCGGACGCATCACGGAACCCAGAAACATCATCGAGACTCTGAGGATGTTGGAAGAAGAAGAGCGATCTGACGCGGAGGAGCTGTCCACTACGGAAGTGCCGAGGAAAAAGCAGAGTAAGGGCAAGCAGAAGCTCATGAAGATGAAGCAGTACGAGGAGGACAAAGCTAGGAGGTCACGCATGTCGATCGAGCCGCTGCTCGCTCTCAGCTGA
- the LOC105672112 gene encoding glutamine amidotransferase-like class 1 domain-containing protein 3, mitochondrial isoform X1: protein MLRSRIVSFLRCDTSFISVLSNNLHTSQILAKINKAKQDKNAEATSVAVILCGCGRFDGTEICEAISTAIHIRQRNMKPVFYAPDIEISGVVDHVTRELDTTCPSRNALVEAARLARGCIKPICECEACTHGALVIPGGYGAARTLSNFLEKGAACSVLPDLEKLIEDFYCENKPIGTMCIASVLVAKVLKGVKVTLGKESPKDDWPHADVIKKVKDMGAKIEMKDVKGVTCCKKYNVFSTPAWLYEPATYLDIHEGIGKLVACLKKCADK from the exons aTGTTGCGATCAAGAATCGTGTCCTTTCTACGATGTGACACTTCCTTTATATCTGTGCTTTCCAATAACCTACACACGTCACAAATTttggcaaaaataaataaagctaaacaagataaaaatgctGAAGCGACATCCGTAGCTGTA ATCCTGTGCGGATGCGGTCGGTTCGATGGCACTGAAATTTGCGAAGCCATTTCAACGGCCATACATATTCGCCAGAGAAACATGAAGCCGGTGTTTTATGCCCCGGACATTGAGATTTCTGGTGTGGTCGATCATGTTACCAGAGAGCTGGATACCACCTGTCCTTCTAGAAATGCTCTCGTTGAAGCTGCCAGATTAGCAAGAGGATGCATAAAGCCTATATGCGAATGCGAAGCTTGTACACACGGCGCTCTCGTCATACCTGGCGGCTACGGCGCTGCACGCACTTT GAGCAATTTCCTCGAAAAAGGCGCAGCTTGCAGCGTTTTACCTGATTTAGAGAAACTCATCGAGGATTTCTACTGCGAGAACAAGCCGATCGGTACTATGTGCATCGCTAGTGTGCTTGTCGCTAAAGTACTCAAAGGCGTGAAAGTAACCCTCGGCAAGGAAT CACCCAAAGACGATTGGCCACACGCGGACGTTATCAAGAAAGTCAAAGATATGGGTGCTAAAATAGAAATGAAGGATGTTAAAGGAGTAACGTGTTGCAAAAAGTACAATGTTTTCAGTACACCAGCCTGGTTGTATGAACCAGCTACTTACTTGGATATTCACGAAGGCATCGGCAAACTTGTTGCGTGCTTAAAGAAATGCGCGGATAAGTAA
- the LOC105672112 gene encoding glutamine amidotransferase-like class 1 domain-containing protein 3, mitochondrial isoform X2: MKPVFYAPDIEISGVVDHVTRELDTTCPSRNALVEAARLARGCIKPICECEACTHGALVIPGGYGAARTLSNFLEKGAACSVLPDLEKLIEDFYCENKPIGTMCIASVLVAKVLKGVKVTLGKESPKDDWPHADVIKKVKDMGAKIEMKDVKGVTCCKKYNVFSTPAWLYEPATYLDIHEGIGKLVACLKKCADK, encoded by the exons ATGAAGCCGGTGTTTTATGCCCCGGACATTGAGATTTCTGGTGTGGTCGATCATGTTACCAGAGAGCTGGATACCACCTGTCCTTCTAGAAATGCTCTCGTTGAAGCTGCCAGATTAGCAAGAGGATGCATAAAGCCTATATGCGAATGCGAAGCTTGTACACACGGCGCTCTCGTCATACCTGGCGGCTACGGCGCTGCACGCACTTT GAGCAATTTCCTCGAAAAAGGCGCAGCTTGCAGCGTTTTACCTGATTTAGAGAAACTCATCGAGGATTTCTACTGCGAGAACAAGCCGATCGGTACTATGTGCATCGCTAGTGTGCTTGTCGCTAAAGTACTCAAAGGCGTGAAAGTAACCCTCGGCAAGGAAT CACCCAAAGACGATTGGCCACACGCGGACGTTATCAAGAAAGTCAAAGATATGGGTGCTAAAATAGAAATGAAGGATGTTAAAGGAGTAACGTGTTGCAAAAAGTACAATGTTTTCAGTACACCAGCCTGGTTGTATGAACCAGCTACTTACTTGGATATTCACGAAGGCATCGGCAAACTTGTTGCGTGCTTAAAGAAATGCGCGGATAAGTAA